A window of Rattus norvegicus strain BN/NHsdMcwi chromosome 14, GRCr8, whole genome shotgun sequence contains these coding sequences:
- the Gfi1 gene encoding zinc finger protein Gfi-1 isoform X1 — MPRSFLVKSKKAHSYHQPRSPGPDYSLRLETVPVPGRADGGAVSAGESKMEPRERLSPESQLTEAPDRASASPNSCEGSVCDPSSEFEDYWRPPSPSVSPASEKSLCRSLDEAQPYTLPFKPYAWSGLAGSDLRHLVQSYRQCSALERSAGLSLFCERGAESGRPAARYGSEQAAGGAGAGQPGSCGAASGATSAGGLGLYGDFAPAAAGLFERPSTAAGRLYQDRGHELHADKSVGVKVESELLCTRLLLGGGSYKCIKCSKVFSTPHGLEVHVRRSHSGTRPFACEMCGKTFGHAVSLEQHKAVHSQERSFDCKICGKSFKRSSTLSTHLLIHSDTRPYPCQYCGKRFHQKSDMKKHTFIHTGEKPHKCQVCGKAFSQSSNLITHSRKHTGFKPFGCDLCGKGFQRKVDLRRHRETQHGLK, encoded by the exons ATGCCGCGCTCATTCCTGGTCAAGAGCAAGAAGGCGCACAGCTACCACCAGCCGCGTTCTCCGGGGCCGGACTACTCCCTGCGCCTGGAGACCGTGCCTGTGCCGGGCAGAGCAG ACGGCGGCGCTGTGAGTGCAGGAGAGTCGAAGATGGAGCCCCGAGAGCGTTTGTCCCCCGAGTCTCAGCTTACCGAGGCTCCAGACAGAGCCTCCGCGTCCCCCAACAGCTGCGAAGGCAGCGTTTGTGACCCGAGCTCCGAGTTCGAGGACTACTGGAGGCCCCCTTCTCCCTCTGTATCTCCAG CGTCGGAGAAGTCGCTGTGTCGCTCTCTGGACGAAGCCCAGCCCTACACGCTGCCTTTCAAGCCCTACGCGTGGAGCGGCCTCGCGGGGTCTGACCTGCGGCACCTGGTGCAGAGCTACCGGCAGTGCAGCGCGCTGGAGCGCAGCGCTGGCCTGAGCCTCTTCTGCGAGCGCGGCGCGGAGTCCGGCCGCCCGGCCGCGCGCTACGGCTCGGAGCAGGCTGCGGGCGGAGCGGGTGCGGGACAGCCTGGGAGCTGCGGAGCAGCCAGCGGCGCCACCAGCGCTGGGGGCCTGGGGCTCTATGGCGACTTCGCGCCTGCGGCGGCCGGGCTGTTCGAGCGGCCGAGCACAGCCGCAGGCCGGCTGTACCAAGATCGCGGCCACGAGCTGCACGCGGACAAGAGTGTGGGAGTCAAGGTGGAGTCCGAGCTGCTGTGCACCCGCCTGCTGCTGGGCGGCGGCTCCTACAAATGCATCAAGTGCAGCAAG GTGTTTTCCACACCGCATGGGCTGGAGGTGCACGTGCGCCGGTCCCACAGCGGCACGAGACCCTTTGCGTGCGAGATGTGCGGCAAGACTTTCGGGCACGCGGTGAGCCTGGAGCAACACAAGGCCGTACACTCGCAG GAACGCAGCTTTGACTGTAAGATCTGTGGCAAGAGCTTCAAGAGGTCATCCACACTGTCCACACATCTACTCATTCACTCGGATACCCGGCCCTACCCCTGTCAGTACTGTGGCAAGAGGTTCCACCAGAAGTCAGACATGAAGAAACACACTTTCATCCACACAG GTGAGAAGCCCCACAAATGCCAGGTGTGTGGCAAAGCCTTCAGTCAGAGCTCCAACCTCATCACTCATAGCAGAAAGCACACAGGTTTCAAGCCCTTTGGCTGTGACCTGTGTGGGAAGGGCTtccagaggaaggtggatctcagGAGGCACCGAGAGACTCAGCATGGACTCAAATGA
- the Gfi1 gene encoding zinc finger protein Gfi-1 isoform X2 encodes MPRSFLVKSKKAHSYHQPRSPGPDYSLRLETVPVPGRADGGAVSAGESKMEPRERLSPESQLTEAPDRASASPNSCEGSVCDPSSEFEDYWRPPSPSVSPASEKSLCRSLDEAQPYTLPFKPYAWSGLAGSDLRHLVQSYRQCSALERSAGLSLFCERGAESGRPAARYGSEQAAGGAGAGQPGSCGAASGATSAGGLGLYGDFAPAAAGLFERPSTAAGRLYQDRGHELHADKSVGVKVESELLCTRLLLGGGSYKCIKCSKVFSTPHGLEVHVRRSHSGTRPFACEMCGKTFGHAVSLEQHKAVHSQERSFDCKICGKSFKRSSTLSTHLLIHSDTRPYPCQYCGKRFHQKSDMKKHTFIHTG; translated from the exons ATGCCGCGCTCATTCCTGGTCAAGAGCAAGAAGGCGCACAGCTACCACCAGCCGCGTTCTCCGGGGCCGGACTACTCCCTGCGCCTGGAGACCGTGCCTGTGCCGGGCAGAGCAG ACGGCGGCGCTGTGAGTGCAGGAGAGTCGAAGATGGAGCCCCGAGAGCGTTTGTCCCCCGAGTCTCAGCTTACCGAGGCTCCAGACAGAGCCTCCGCGTCCCCCAACAGCTGCGAAGGCAGCGTTTGTGACCCGAGCTCCGAGTTCGAGGACTACTGGAGGCCCCCTTCTCCCTCTGTATCTCCAG CGTCGGAGAAGTCGCTGTGTCGCTCTCTGGACGAAGCCCAGCCCTACACGCTGCCTTTCAAGCCCTACGCGTGGAGCGGCCTCGCGGGGTCTGACCTGCGGCACCTGGTGCAGAGCTACCGGCAGTGCAGCGCGCTGGAGCGCAGCGCTGGCCTGAGCCTCTTCTGCGAGCGCGGCGCGGAGTCCGGCCGCCCGGCCGCGCGCTACGGCTCGGAGCAGGCTGCGGGCGGAGCGGGTGCGGGACAGCCTGGGAGCTGCGGAGCAGCCAGCGGCGCCACCAGCGCTGGGGGCCTGGGGCTCTATGGCGACTTCGCGCCTGCGGCGGCCGGGCTGTTCGAGCGGCCGAGCACAGCCGCAGGCCGGCTGTACCAAGATCGCGGCCACGAGCTGCACGCGGACAAGAGTGTGGGAGTCAAGGTGGAGTCCGAGCTGCTGTGCACCCGCCTGCTGCTGGGCGGCGGCTCCTACAAATGCATCAAGTGCAGCAAG GTGTTTTCCACACCGCATGGGCTGGAGGTGCACGTGCGCCGGTCCCACAGCGGCACGAGACCCTTTGCGTGCGAGATGTGCGGCAAGACTTTCGGGCACGCGGTGAGCCTGGAGCAACACAAGGCCGTACACTCGCAG GAACGCAGCTTTGACTGTAAGATCTGTGGCAAGAGCTTCAAGAGGTCATCCACACTGTCCACACATCTACTCATTCACTCGGATACCCGGCCCTACCCCTGTCAGTACTGTGGCAAGAGGTTCCACCAGAAGTCAGACATGAAGAAACACACTTTCATCCACACAG gttag